CAGccaccgcccaccccaccccagggctacCCGCACCCAGCTGACATCTGGGGGCCCTTTCTCCACTCGCggtttcctgcctcccttccgtTCCGACAGCGCAAACCGCTGCCCCACCCAACTCACTCACTCCTGGCGCCCTGGGAATTACTACTGTCTTCCCTCCCCCGAAGCATCTATGATCTGCGACCCTCGTGCCCACCCCCACGAATATCCTGAAGGTGTGACTCTCCATCGCAGACTCAAAAATCACAAACCACCAGCACTTTGATCACGCACAAGAATTAATTTAATGGGTAAAACATTAAATTACCACACAACTTCTTTCCATAAAGGttaataaatagaatcttttttaaaaatgctgtacaagaagagactggaaaacAAGCTTCCAACAAAATATGAACTCATACTACCCTTTTATTCATTTGgaacttccccctccccccatgctcATAAGCAGTGTGCACCTTGAGGTCTCTCTCTGGGTACAGTCAGCCAAAGTTGCCAGGTTCCAGGAGCCCTGGAAGCAATGACCTCACTCTGGGGCTCAGGCTTTAAATGCCCTGCCCTTCAGACTCATCAGCTGCCCCAGCAGTCTAGGGCGTGGAGGAAATTGAACCGTTTAGGTGGCTGTTGCCTACAGGAGTCCTTCTCACCAAACACACAATagggaaaaacaaatgagaatgcCCCTTAAACACACAAACCCAAGAAATCAATACCAACAAGCCACAAACTGGTGCCCCTCCAGCTTGGCAGTGGGcaggaaaagcaaaaagagaaagtgtttctttcctcctcttctgagATAGAACCCAGCTGGGTCCCATTGCTGCAGTAGGTGGCTCTGGGTCACAGTGGTGCCACCATGTGCCCTTGCAGTATGTCCATAAGATCCTGAGCCCCTCTTCCCTGTGCCAGCTCCAGGGGTGTGAGCCCTCTGGTATCCCTGTGATGGAGATCAGACTCAGCAGCTAGGAAGCTGACCACAGACGCGTGGCCCTCTCGCACTGCTAGATGGATGGGGAGCGCCCCGGTGTTATCAGGTGTGTTGACATCAGCACCATGCTCTACCAAAACCTTCAGAGTGTCGAGGAATCCAGTGCGGGCTGCATCATGGGCTGGAGTGGTGCCAGAGGCATCCTGGACATTAGGGCTGGCACCTTGCTTCAGGAGCTCCAGGGCGATGGTGGGGCTGCCAAACATCATgacctgtgcaggggcagagtgcaaGGGGGGTGTCCTCAAGGGAGGGATTCCAGGAAAAGACATCAATGAAAAGAGGGTTCATTCAGAAATAGGGAACATCAGAGAAGAAGTCATCTGGAGAATGGAAAAAGCCCAGGGAACACAAGCCCCTAGAGAACAAGGTCTCCTAGGAAGAGCAACCCCACCAAGAAACTGGTAACCCCCTAACGATAAGATACCTCTTTAGAAATAACCCTCATGCAAACTTTCAAAGAACCTAAGACCCTCTTCAAGGAACCAGAGGACCACCCCCCCTTCAGATGTGGGAAATCGCCAGGACATAAAAACCTCCAGGAATTGGTCTCAAAATGAGaactgtcccccctccccccagagaaCACAGTCCCCTCAAGGGAAAGGAGATGCCCAGGGAACCTGAAACCCCTTCTCCAAAAAAATAGCCCCTCTCATATAATTGGGATGCTACTTAGAGCACCTGAACCCCTCAAGAAATGGGGTTCTCCACAAAAATGACTCCCAGGGTATAAGGTACTACCATGCAATCTGTAACTGTTCCCCCAGTAGGACACCCCCCACCATGATACACCAGGAATATGAAAAAATCcagcatcctccccccaccccgcaagAAACTGGATACCTCTCATGGAACCCACTAGACAATTAGAACGCCCTGGAGCCATAAATCCCTCCTTCCAGCGATCGGATTCCTCGCCTCCCGTCCCCATAGAAGCCCAAAGAAACCAGAGCCGTCCCCATGAAAATGGTACCCAAAGAAGCTGAACTCTCATTCATGGAATAAGAACCTTCCCAAGGAAACTGAATCCCCAGCACCCAAAGAACAAGGAATTCTCCAGAGATGGAaagccttcccttcccccatccacCACCCACACACGAAAGGGGACCTCAAGGAGCAACGTCAGCCCAGAAATGGAGGACAGGATCCCAGTCGGCCACCACAGGGGGCAGGAGACTTTGGAGAAGGGGTCTGGGATCTCAGTTCTCTCCTGGCTCTGTATAGACCGGCCTCACCTGCAGCGCTGTCTTGCCGAAGCGGTTCAAGACGTCGGGGTGCACCAGCTCACGGGACAGAAGGCGGCGCACCTCCTCCACGTCGCCCCGGGCCGCGGCTCCGCTTAGCCGGTCGCCGGCACGGACCTCCTCCAGCAGCATTTCGACACTGACGGCCTGAgaagccccccgccccaccccgacGCAGTCAGGGCGGGGAAAACCGCGGATACTGGCCCAAATAGCCCTCCCTCTGAGTGCCCACCCAGCGAAAGGCTGACGGCCCGGCTAGCCAGTCCGGGGCTCCAGAGCGACCCCCACCTTCCCGGCCGGCTCCTCCCCTCTGTCAGCCAGCAGGTTGCAAGGGGCTGGGAACCCGGCCCAACCCTCCAAGGCCTGCAGGGGGCCTGGTCTCCGCCCAactcaccctccctcctcctccacggGCGGGGTCTCTTCTGAACGGACACGCCGACGCGGCCCCGGAGCAATCCGCTAGGGGGCGGAGACAGCGCTCTCTCTAGGCCCCGCCCTTGAACGCGGCAGATTTGTTTTCTTATGAACTTGCTACTTTGTAGCCCGGctgtgttgcccctcgcccgaCCTTGCGGCGCTCAGCCCACACGTTCAGTGCAGCCAATGGCTACGCGTTGCCGAGGAGGGTTTGCGCTCCGCCGTGGGCGGTATCGCTCCTGATTGGCCGATCCGCGGCGATTGGTGGACCGCCAGCAATGGCGGGGTTTTCGGTTTTTCAAATGCTCCTGGCGGGCGGGAGAGCGGGCCCGTTTAACTGACCCGAGGAAGGTCAGTGGCAGAGTAGCGCGGGCTGCCCCAGGACCTCGGCACCTCCGTGAGGGAAAAGAGGTAGGGTGGGGGCTGCCCAGTCCGGGGTTCCACCATTCAGCCACGCGGTAAGAATTTATTCGCCCTTACAGGGTTGCGGAGCGTTTTATTTCATTCACTCATCACGTACAGGAACCGTTCCCAGTGCTGGGGAGCGCACATTCAAGCACGTAAATAATTTAAGATAGCGTTAAGCACCGTGACAAAAATAAAACGGGGAAATGAAGGTGGGTGAGGAAGAAATACCGTTTCGGTTCAGATTGAGCTAGCCCTAGCATAACAAGTGCAAGGGTGGGGAGAAACGTTCACGCCGCAGCTGCCACGTGGTTGAGTCTGGGAGGTGGCTCTTACCGAAGCCTtcattcaaacatttattgaacacctgctgTGTAGTAGGCGCCCAACTGGAGAGCGAGGTACCGTTTAGGGCAGGAGAGGAcaataattaaatctttaaaggGCGGTAAACGATAAGGGCCTGATAAAACGGGACAAATGATACTCTACTGGGAAAGGAAGGCCGTTGAAATACAGAAGTCAGGGAGGGCCACTCTGAGTTGGTGACACTGATTTGAGACCTAAAGAGGTACGGACGTGAAGGAGCCGTGGGGATATCTAAGGAAAAGCTTGCCAGGTCAAGGGCACTACAGATACGAAGGCCTTAAGGTGGGAGCGTGCCTGGTGTGTCCAGGAAGAGCGAGGAGGTGAGAGCTGGTAGGTGGCGAGGTGGGTCGATCAAATCAGACTAGGCTGGTGGGTTGCTTTGAAGACTTAACCAGATTGGAAGCATGGGAGGGTTCTGAGTAAGAGTCAGGATCTGACTTAAAGTTAACAGGCGCCCTCTGGCGGCTACGAGGGGGAACGACTGTGGTCGGGGAGAACAGTCCCCAGCCCGAGGAcggaggtggaggcagaggggctggccTAGATAAAGTATGAACTCGGCTGAAGGATGGATATGCGTTGCCCACTCCCATCCCACAATTCAGGGACGCCCCTGGCATCCCCAGTCCCCAGGCAAGAAACACATACGCAAAGGCtaaattcatctttttaatgCCATCCTAAAATGCAGAGAAGTGGGCCAGACAGGCTTCTGGGCTCAGCAGCTGTGAAGGAGGAGGGGCCCCCACATCCCCTAAGGCAAGTCACTGCAAGAAGGCACTCTTGGAGGGGCTTGAAAGTCCCTCCTCTCTTCATATGAAAGTGGaagtggaggagctgggaggcagaggtAGGGGGGAGACCATCCCTCCCAGTCTATGGGTAGAGAACAAGACTGGGAGTGGCTAGGTGCTGGGAGCAGGAAGCAAGACACTGCTAAGCCAACAAGGATCCTGCTGACACACAccttccccaccttccttccctctctccaaagtCTGCAGTCAGGGCCTATGGAGAGGGAGCTCCATGTTCAAGCCCCTACCTCATCTCCCTTCTAGCTGGTACGAAGTTGATAATCTGCAAGAAAACAATGAGCAGGGACCATCTCAGAACTGGAGAAAGGGCACAGAGGGacagcctcccctgcccccagtttCTCCCTAGCCCCAGTGTTCATGATCAACCCTGCCAGGCTAAGGATGGCATCAAACACAGGGACTGTACCCATAGTAATATGCCTGTGTCCAGCAGCAGATGGGGGTGCTATGTGTTCGCAGCACTCAGGAACTGGCAACTgcccccatttaaaaaatgggcaaaccaAGGCCCTAGATGGCATGCTGACAAAGACAGGGTAGGCCTGTTGAGTTTTGGAGCCCTCCAAGCCAGAATCAAAGCTCCAAGACCATCCCCATCATCTCCTGGACCCCTTTGCCCCAGGGAGCCAAGATGCCTTACCACCACTCTGGGTGATGTAGCggacccagggcagggcctggtaACCGCTTTTCTCGATGATCTTCATGTATCGGAcctggaaggaaatgaaaggaggTAGCCCGGACTTGTGGGGAGAGGGCTTGCTGGGGCCAGGGGAATACATGTGACACAGCTGGGAGGAATAAGATGGTGCCATCTGGGAGTAATGATGTGACACGACTTGGGACAAAGATGTGGCATGGACAGAGGgagtggaggaaaggaaaaggtggTCCCGAAAGAGATGGTACAGTGTAAGGAAATAGACACAACACAACTTTGGGGGGATGAGGTGATGCAGGCCATGGGTCAACAGcttgtgggtgggagagggacaAAGTGAACAAACTAGTGGGGAATAAGGTGgcacagagaagagggagagggagaggagacccAGGCTGAGAGCAGAAGAGGCAAAACTGTTCAGGGGAAAAGGCAAGGTTGACTACGGAGGAGAGGTGACCCGAGACAAGAGGTGGCAAAGAGGGGAACCTACTGAGGTCAAAGAGAAGAGCTACCCTGCCCATTTCCCTCACCTGAATCCCGGAGACGGTGAAATAGGGGATCTCAAACTTGACCCCAATGGGTGGTcggccctcttcctcctccttctccacacTGGGGAGGCCAAAGTGGGCACGCATCAGGTACTCCTTGCCCCCCTAATGGCACATGGGAGCATCAGACACACTGAAAGACCCCTAAACACCCCCAAACGATCTTCACAACAGCCGCTGGAGCAGGCTCAGCTctcagcccattttacagacaagaaagatTCCTGGCCAAGACTCACAGCCAAAATTCCTGACTGCCTAGCCTGGTTGGAGGGTGCGTGGGGGGCTTCTAATCACCATCTCCCATTTTTCAGGCCCTGATGAGCCCCTACCCCAGACTCCAGGGACACACCAAATCCTTCATGGGCCCAAGGATGTGGGTAACATAAGCCTGCCTCTTtcagatgggtaaactgaggctccaTGAGGGGAAGATCACTTCCTAAGGTCATCAAGGCCACCCATCTTAGAGAGGCAAGAGTGGAGTGGGAATCTAAACCCAAGGCTGGTTTCCTCCAGACCTGGGGAGGGAGCTTAACCACCATGCAGGCCTGGTGTCCAGCTTTATTACCCCCAAGAACAACCATGTGCAGGCAGATGTGGGTCTCTGATTGGTTCTCCACCTGGCCCTCAAGAAGTCAGAGTGGGTCCCCCCTGGATCCCCACCCTTCTCCAATGCTCACCGGGAAAGACTTAATACTCCAAATCACAATGTTCTTCTCGGGCACGTACTTGGCACTGCCCACACTGGTCTTGAAGCGTGGGGAGTCAGCATCACTGGGTACCGGCACAGATATCTCCACGCCATTGGCCACCGACTGCTTCTTAAACTGTCCCTTGGCCTGttgcggggaggggggcggggtgaAGAAGGTGCAGCAGGAAGAATTTGCTTGTGGGTTTTACAATTATTCAAGAAGCCCTTTCCATGCATCTCACTGAGATCCTCCACAGTCCTGAATTGGGGACTACTGTCCTGCCCaattcacagaggaggaaaacagaggctcagagaagcaaagGCATTTGCCTATAgacacacagccagcaggtgcTAGAGCCGGGTCCACACACGTGAGAGACTCCAGAGGCTCTACCCGTGGTACTTGCCATTTGGAAAATGTCATACACCTTTGCCtggttcaaaatgactgagcccaTCACAGAGGTGTTTTCATTTGATAGGGGCCACTTACTGAGcccctgccatgtgccaggccctgtgccaagtACTTAATCCTCTCAATGATTCTCTAATGTAGGATCTATTCCTAAGGTCCATTTCCCAGgagactggggcacagagagaaaGTGTGCCAAGTCACATAGCTGGTCCCTGGCACAGGAGGGGTTCAAACTGAACCTGCATCCTCAACCATTACATGCCCTCCTTACAGATAAATGAAGAAGTTACAACACTATATTCATATCCAGAGCTGTGTGATACAGAACAAGCTTTTAACACAAGGATTCTAAGTGTTCCATGTATAGTAGCTAGCATTGTAATTACTgctgttatttattcatttggggAGGGATATTTGAGAGGTGGGATCTGGGGCAGAGGGCCTGGAGATAAATGGGGGGGGTATTGTTTTTATGGAAGGCACCAGCTTTAATagctcctttccctttcttgcctgcagAGATGGGGACATTAAGGGGCATCAAGACACTCCCTGGTAACCTTCCACTGTGCAACCCAGCTCCCCAGAAACCCCAAGACCAGGGAACAAAGTCAAATCTAAGAACACAGACTCCTGAGTCAGGTGGATCCAAGTTCAGCATGGGGGCACCCTCTTCCTAGATGAGTGACATCTTAatcccctgggcctcagtttccctgtatGTAAAAGAGGGCTAAACTATACACTCTGGAGAAGTTCTTTCATGGGGCACCAGAACACACGGGGAGTTGTTTTCGGCAATAGGAACCAGAACAGCCAAG
This window of the Desmodus rotundus isolate HL8 chromosome 9, HLdesRot8A.1, whole genome shotgun sequence genome carries:
- the CDKN2D gene encoding cyclin-dependent kinase 4 inhibitor D translates to MLLEEVRAGDRLSGAAARGDVEEVRRLLSRELVHPDVLNRFGKTALQVMMFGSPTIALELLKQGASPNVQDASGTTPAHDAARTGFLDTLKVLVEHGADVNTPDNTGALPIHLAVREGHASVVSFLAAESDLHHRDTRGLTPLELAQGRGAQDLMDILQGHMVAPL